One window of Trinickia caryophylli genomic DNA carries:
- a CDS encoding MarC family protein has translation MQYDFLSATVLLILITDPLGNIPLFVNSLRGVRPDRRVVVILREVAIAFAILLVFMLTGDRFLRMMNLTDLSLRIGGGIVLFLIALRMIFPHPDGPLGADPHGEPLIVPLAIPALAGPSALATVLLLASQAPNRTLEWIGALTVTMIVCAVVLVLAERIQRWLGERTVTALERLMGLVLVAISIEMILAGIRVFAKQL, from the coding sequence GTGCAGTACGACTTCCTTTCGGCGACGGTTCTGCTGATCCTGATCACCGACCCGCTCGGCAACATTCCGCTTTTCGTGAATAGCCTGCGCGGTGTCCGCCCGGATCGGCGGGTCGTCGTCATTTTGCGGGAAGTCGCCATCGCCTTCGCGATCTTGCTCGTCTTCATGCTGACGGGCGATCGCTTTTTGCGGATGATGAATCTCACGGACCTGTCGCTGCGCATCGGCGGCGGCATCGTGCTGTTCCTGATCGCGCTGCGGATGATTTTTCCTCATCCGGACGGCCCGCTCGGTGCCGACCCGCACGGCGAGCCGCTGATCGTGCCGCTCGCGATCCCGGCGCTGGCCGGCCCCTCCGCGCTGGCGACGGTATTGCTGCTCGCGTCTCAGGCGCCGAATCGCACGTTGGAATGGATCGGGGCGCTCACCGTCACGATGATCGTCTGCGCGGTGGTGCTCGTGCTGGCCGAGCGCATTCAGCGCTGGCTCGGCGAGCGGACGGTCACTGCGCTCGAGCGCTTGATGGGGCTCGTGCTCGTGGCCATTTCGATCGAAATGATCCTGGCCGGCATCCGCGTGTTCGCGAAGCAGCTCTGA
- the ampD gene encoding 1,6-anhydro-N-acetylmuramyl-L-alanine amidase AmpD, producing the protein MDAAEPFVVGTDGWVAGARAIASPNFEARPEGTVPTLVVIHNISLPPGEFGSEAIAALFQNRLDCSAHPYFDAHLRGLRVSSHFLVRRDGALEQFVSCDARAWHAGASNFFGRERCNDFSIGIELEGTDDLPFEAAQYATLAALVTALVARYPIDALAGHADIAPGRKTDPGPAFDWSRLARDTALAHRYFPYRRP; encoded by the coding sequence ATGGACGCTGCTGAGCCTTTCGTCGTCGGCACCGACGGCTGGGTCGCCGGCGCGCGCGCGATCGCATCGCCGAATTTCGAGGCGCGTCCCGAGGGCACCGTGCCGACGCTCGTCGTCATCCACAACATCAGCCTGCCGCCCGGCGAGTTCGGCAGCGAGGCCATCGCCGCGCTTTTTCAGAATCGTCTCGACTGTTCCGCCCACCCGTACTTCGACGCGCACCTGCGCGGCCTGCGCGTGTCGTCGCATTTCCTCGTCCGGCGCGATGGCGCGCTCGAGCAGTTCGTGTCGTGCGACGCGCGTGCGTGGCACGCCGGCGCATCGAACTTCTTCGGGCGGGAGCGCTGCAACGACTTCTCGATCGGCATCGAACTGGAAGGGACCGACGATCTTCCTTTCGAAGCAGCGCAGTATGCGACCCTTGCCGCGCTCGTCACCGCGCTCGTCGCCCGCTATCCGATCGATGCGCTCGCGGGGCACGCCGATATCGCCCCGGGCCGCAAGACCGATCCGGGCCCCGCTTTCGACTGGTCCCGTCTTGCGCGCGACACCGCGCTCGCTCATCGGTATTTCCCCTACAGGCGCCCGTAA
- a CDS encoding ribonucleoside-diphosphate reductase subunit alpha yields MQTTDNMTSQQEGAQGARAVAHEAAYAQALAPQATFADYKVIRRNGSVVSFEPSKIAIAMTKAFLAVNGGQGAASARVRELVEQLTQSVVRALLRSRPNGGTFHIEDIQDQVELALMRGGEHNVARAYVLYREKRTQERAHAPEQAAGTSGLNVVDNGIARPLDMSALTGVIESACEHLGDAVSAQPIVAETVKNLYDGVPMSQVYDSAILAARTMIEKDPAYSQVTARILLHTIRREILGEEVTQREMSERYAEYFPQFVKRGVEAELLDEKLLQFDLKRLGAALDANRDLQFGYLGLQTLYDRYFLHVEGNRIEMPQAFFMRVAMGLSLNEIDREARAIEFYNVLSTFDFMSSTPTLFNSGTRRSQLSSCYLTTVADDLDGIYEALKDNALLSKFAGGLGNDWTRVRALGSHIKGTNGKSQGVVPFLKVVNDTAVAVNQGGKRKGAVCAYLESWHLDIEEFLELRKNTGDDRRRTHDMNTANWIPDLFMKRVMEGSDWTLFSPSTCPDLHDKFGGEFEAAYTAYEDKAARGEIKLFKKIPAQQLWRKMLGMLFETGHPWITFKDPCNIRSPQQHVGVVHSSNLCTEITLNTSDTEIAVCNLGSVNLVAHMVQQADGSYALDHDKLKRTISVAMRMLDNVIDINYYAVSKARNSNLKHRPVGMGIMGFQDCLHLLRTPYASESAVEFADRSMEAVCYYAYYASTELAEERGRYSTYRGSLWDRGILPQDTLKLLAEARGGYVEVDSSESMDWATLRARIATHGMRNSNCIAIAPTATISNIIGVSACIEPTYQNLYVKSNLSGEFTVVNDYLVRDLKARGLWDEVMVADLKYFDGSLSRIDRVPADLRAIYATAFEVDPKWLVEAASRRQKWIDQAQSLNIYMAGASGKKLDEVYKLAWLRGLKTTYYLRTMAATHVEKSTVAHGALNAVPSNEGGAGGAAGGFGASGGALGAGGGAASGGGFNAAAAEVEPDGPACMLRPGDPGFEECEACQ; encoded by the coding sequence ATGCAAACGACCGACAACATGACGAGCCAGCAGGAGGGGGCACAGGGCGCTCGCGCCGTGGCCCACGAGGCAGCCTATGCGCAGGCGCTCGCGCCGCAGGCCACATTCGCCGACTACAAGGTGATCCGCCGCAATGGCAGTGTCGTGTCGTTCGAGCCGTCCAAAATCGCAATCGCCATGACGAAGGCGTTCCTCGCCGTGAACGGCGGCCAGGGCGCCGCGTCGGCGCGCGTGCGCGAGCTCGTCGAGCAGCTCACGCAAAGCGTCGTGCGCGCATTGCTGCGCAGCCGCCCGAACGGCGGCACGTTCCATATCGAGGACATCCAGGATCAAGTCGAACTTGCGCTGATGCGCGGCGGCGAGCACAACGTCGCCCGCGCCTACGTGCTTTATCGCGAGAAGCGCACGCAGGAACGCGCGCATGCCCCGGAGCAGGCCGCCGGCACCTCGGGCCTGAACGTCGTCGATAACGGCATCGCCCGCCCGCTCGACATGAGCGCCCTCACGGGCGTGATCGAGTCGGCCTGCGAGCATCTGGGCGATGCAGTCAGCGCGCAGCCGATCGTCGCCGAGACGGTCAAGAATCTGTATGACGGCGTGCCGATGAGCCAGGTCTACGACTCGGCGATTCTCGCGGCGCGCACCATGATCGAAAAGGACCCGGCATACAGCCAGGTCACCGCGCGCATTCTGCTGCATACGATTCGTCGCGAGATCCTCGGCGAGGAGGTGACCCAGCGCGAGATGAGCGAACGCTATGCCGAGTACTTTCCCCAATTCGTGAAGCGCGGCGTGGAAGCCGAGCTGCTCGACGAGAAGCTGCTGCAGTTCGACCTGAAGCGCCTGGGCGCCGCGCTCGACGCGAACCGCGACCTGCAATTCGGGTACCTGGGCCTGCAAACGCTCTATGACCGCTACTTCCTGCACGTCGAGGGCAATCGCATCGAAATGCCTCAGGCATTCTTCATGCGTGTGGCGATGGGGCTGTCGCTCAACGAGATCGATCGGGAAGCGCGGGCGATCGAGTTCTACAACGTGCTTTCGACGTTCGACTTCATGAGCTCGACGCCGACGCTCTTCAACTCGGGCACGCGCCGCTCGCAGCTTTCGTCGTGCTACCTGACGACGGTGGCGGACGATCTGGACGGCATCTACGAGGCGCTCAAGGATAACGCGCTGCTTTCGAAGTTCGCCGGCGGCCTCGGCAACGACTGGACCCGGGTGCGCGCGCTGGGCTCGCATATCAAGGGCACCAACGGCAAGTCGCAGGGCGTCGTGCCGTTCCTGAAAGTGGTCAACGATACGGCCGTCGCGGTGAATCAGGGCGGCAAGCGCAAGGGCGCCGTCTGCGCTTATCTGGAAAGCTGGCACCTCGATATCGAGGAATTCCTCGAGCTGCGCAAGAACACCGGTGACGACCGCCGCCGCACGCACGACATGAATACGGCGAACTGGATTCCCGATCTCTTCATGAAGCGCGTGATGGAGGGGAGCGACTGGACGCTCTTCTCGCCGTCCACCTGCCCGGACCTGCACGACAAGTTCGGCGGCGAGTTCGAGGCCGCCTACACGGCTTACGAGGACAAGGCCGCCCGCGGCGAGATCAAGCTCTTCAAGAAGATTCCGGCGCAGCAGCTCTGGCGCAAGATGCTGGGCATGCTGTTCGAGACGGGTCACCCCTGGATCACGTTCAAGGACCCCTGCAACATCCGCTCGCCGCAGCAGCACGTGGGCGTGGTCCATTCGTCGAACCTGTGCACCGAAATCACGCTGAACACGAGCGACACCGAAATCGCCGTGTGCAACCTCGGCTCGGTGAACCTCGTCGCGCACATGGTCCAGCAGGCCGACGGCAGCTACGCGCTCGACCACGACAAGCTCAAGCGCACGATCAGCGTGGCGATGCGCATGCTCGACAACGTCATCGACATCAACTACTACGCGGTGTCGAAGGCTCGTAACTCGAACCTGAAGCACCGCCCGGTGGGCATGGGCATCATGGGCTTCCAGGACTGCCTGCACCTGCTTCGCACGCCGTACGCGTCCGAGTCGGCCGTCGAGTTCGCCGACCGGTCGATGGAAGCGGTTTGCTACTACGCCTATTACGCATCGACCGAGCTGGCCGAGGAGCGGGGCCGTTACTCGACCTACCGTGGCTCGCTCTGGGACCGCGGCATCCTCCCGCAAGACACGCTGAAGCTGCTGGCCGAGGCGCGCGGCGGGTACGTCGAGGTCGACTCGAGCGAGTCGATGGACTGGGCGACGCTGCGTGCGCGCATCGCCACCCACGGGATGCGCAACTCGAACTGCATCGCCATCGCGCCGACTGCGACGATTTCGAACATCATCGGCGTGTCGGCCTGTATCGAGCCGACCTATCAGAACCTGTATGTGAAGTCGAACCTGTCGGGCGAGTTCACGGTCGTCAACGACTACCTCGTGCGCGACCTGAAGGCGCGTGGGCTCTGGGACGAGGTTATGGTTGCGGACCTGAAGTACTTCGACGGCTCGCTTTCGCGCATCGATCGGGTGCCGGCCGACCTCCGCGCGATCTATGCGACCGCTTTCGAAGTGGATCCCAAGTGGCTCGTCGAGGCCGCCTCGCGCCGCCAGAAGTGGATCGACCAGGCGCAGTCGCTCAATATCTATATGGCGGGTGCGTCGGGCAAGAAGCTCGACGAGGTGTACAAGCTGGCGTGGCTGCGTGGCTTGAAGACGACCTACTACCTGCGCACGATGGCCGCCACGCACGTCGAGAAATCGACCGTTGCGCACGGCGCGCTCAATGCGGTGCCGTCGAACGAGGGTGGCGCTGGCGGCGCGGCCGGCGGGTTCGGTGCGTCGGGCGGCGCGCTCGGTGCCGGCGGCGGTGCGGCGAGCGGCGGCGGCTTCAACGCTGCGGCAGCCGAGGTGGAGCCGGACGGTCCCGCGTGCATGCTGCGCCCCGGCGATCCGGGCTTCGAGGAATGCGAGGCCTGTCAGTAA
- a CDS encoding PP0621 family protein, with product MRQLFLLVLLFFAGRWLVKAVRASEAQGARRTARSSSAGSRAKPGSLAEPVVRCAACGVHAPKSESVFAGGQYFCCAEHASRHAARAAGSR from the coding sequence ATGCGACAACTTTTCCTGCTGGTCCTTCTCTTCTTTGCCGGCCGCTGGCTCGTCAAGGCCGTCCGCGCGTCCGAAGCGCAGGGCGCGCGGCGCACCGCGCGTTCGTCCTCCGCCGGGAGCCGCGCGAAGCCGGGCTCCTTGGCCGAGCCGGTGGTACGCTGCGCCGCGTGCGGGGTACACGCGCCGAAGAGCGAGTCGGTCTTTGCCGGCGGGCAGTATTTCTGCTGCGCGGAACACGCTTCGCGCCATGCGGCGCGCGCGGCCGGTTCGCGGTGA
- a CDS encoding hypoxanthine-guanine phosphoribosyltransferase: MNREEALHIFQHSEEIVSASEVDASITRMAQEIRADISDAFPLILSVMGGAAVFTGLLLPRLDFPLEFDYIHLTRYRNTTKGSAEMQWRVAPAESVKDRIVLVLDDILDEGETMAAIRNRILAMGAKRFMSAVLCEKTLAKTKPLYPDFCGFKVPDRYVFGCGMDAKGYWRNLPTIRALTDGA; encoded by the coding sequence ATGAACCGCGAAGAAGCCCTCCACATCTTTCAACACTCGGAAGAAATCGTCTCAGCCAGCGAGGTCGATGCTTCCATCACGCGCATGGCGCAGGAAATCCGCGCCGACATCAGCGACGCCTTTCCGCTCATCCTCTCGGTGATGGGCGGCGCGGCCGTGTTTACGGGACTGCTGCTGCCGCGCCTCGATTTCCCGCTCGAATTCGACTACATCCATCTCACGCGCTACCGCAATACGACCAAGGGCAGCGCCGAAATGCAGTGGCGCGTCGCGCCGGCCGAATCGGTAAAGGACCGCATCGTGCTCGTGCTCGACGACATCCTCGATGAAGGGGAGACGATGGCCGCGATCCGCAATCGAATCCTGGCGATGGGTGCCAAACGCTTCATGAGCGCCGTACTGTGCGAAAAGACTCTCGCGAAGACGAAGCCGCTCTATCCCGACTTCTGCGGTTTCAAGGTGCCCGACCGGTACGTATTCGGCTGCGGCATGGATGCCAAGGGCTACTGGCGCAACCTGCCGACGATCCGCGCGCTGACTGACGGCGCGTGA
- a CDS encoding ribonucleotide-diphosphate reductase subunit beta, with product MLNWDDETTAVTPSSGSQSNVLRNPAGSAVGTKTAAPGATQAPLVQDIFAGDFAVAPYATEPAATAAQSDARVNVADKRIINGKTDVNQLVPFKYKWAWEKYLAGCANHWMPQEINMSRDIALWKDPNGLTEDERRIVKRNLGFFVTADSLAANNIVLGTYRHITAPECRQFLLRQAFEEAIHTHAYQYIVESLGLDEGEIFNAYHEVQSIRDKDEFLLPFIHTLTDPAFTTGTLDADQKLLKSLIVFACIMEGLFFYVGFTQILALGRQNKMTGAAEQYQYILRDESMHCNFGIDLINQIKLENPHLWTPAFRDEIRELFRHAVDLEYRYAEDTMPRGVLGLNASMFKSYLRFICNRRCQQIGLDPLFPNEENPFPWMSEMIDLKKERNFFETRVIEYQTGGALSWE from the coding sequence ATGCTCAACTGGGACGACGAGACGACTGCCGTAACGCCCTCGAGCGGTTCGCAATCGAATGTGTTGCGTAACCCCGCTGGCTCGGCTGTCGGAACGAAGACTGCGGCGCCTGGCGCGACGCAAGCTCCGTTGGTGCAAGACATCTTCGCGGGCGACTTCGCGGTCGCCCCCTATGCGACGGAGCCCGCCGCAACGGCCGCTCAGTCGGACGCGCGAGTGAACGTCGCCGACAAGCGCATCATCAACGGCAAGACCGACGTCAACCAGCTCGTGCCGTTCAAGTACAAGTGGGCCTGGGAGAAGTACCTGGCCGGCTGTGCGAATCACTGGATGCCGCAGGAAATCAACATGTCCCGCGACATCGCGCTGTGGAAGGACCCGAACGGGCTGACCGAAGACGAGCGACGCATCGTCAAGCGTAACCTTGGCTTCTTCGTGACCGCCGACTCGCTGGCCGCGAACAATATCGTGCTCGGCACCTACCGGCACATCACCGCCCCCGAATGCCGCCAGTTCCTGCTGCGCCAGGCGTTCGAGGAAGCGATCCACACGCACGCTTACCAGTACATCGTCGAGTCGCTCGGGCTCGACGAGGGCGAGATCTTCAACGCCTACCACGAGGTCCAGTCGATCCGCGACAAGGACGAGTTCCTGCTTCCGTTCATTCACACGCTGACCGACCCCGCGTTCACGACGGGCACGCTCGATGCTGACCAGAAGTTGCTGAAGTCGCTGATCGTGTTCGCCTGCATCATGGAAGGGCTGTTCTTCTATGTGGGGTTCACGCAGATCCTGGCGCTCGGCCGGCAGAACAAGATGACGGGTGCCGCGGAACAGTATCAGTACATCCTGCGCGACGAGTCGATGCACTGTAACTTCGGCATCGATCTGATCAACCAGATCAAGCTCGAGAACCCGCATCTGTGGACCCCGGCATTCCGCGACGAGATCCGCGAACTCTTCCGTCATGCCGTCGATCTGGAGTATCGCTACGCCGAAGACACGATGCCGCGGGGGGTGCTGGGGTTGAACGCATCGATGTTCAAGAGCTACCTGCGCTTCATCTGCAACCGGCGTTGTCAGCAGATCGGTCTTGATCCGCTGTTTCCGAACGAGGAGAACCCGTTCCCGTGGATGAGCGAGATGATCGACCT
- the ffh gene encoding signal recognition particle protein — protein MLDTLTQRMARVVKTLRGEARLTEANTQEMLREVRLALLEADVALPVVRDFVAKVKEKALGEEVVGSLSPGQALVGVVQRELTAVIGGDYEGRAAELDLAVTPPAIILMAGLQGAGKTTTVGKLAKLLREKYKKKVLTVSCDVYRPAAIAQLKTVTEQVGADFFPSEPDQKPVDIALAALDWAKRHFHDVLIVDTAGRLGIDEAMMQEISALHATLKPAETLFVVDAMLGQDAVNTAKAFNDALPLTGVVLTKLDGDSRGGAALSVRHVTGKPIKFVGVAEKLDGLEIFYPDRMANRILGMGDIVALVEEAQRNVDVKAAQKLADKVKKGGDFDLNDFRAQLSQMKKMGGLSTLMDKLPAQFQQAAQGADMSQAEKQMRRMEGIINSMTPLERAKPELIKATRKRRIAAGAGVQVQEVNRMLNQYEQMRTMMKKLKGGNMQKLMRGMKGMMPGLR, from the coding sequence ATGCTCGACACTCTCACTCAACGGATGGCGCGCGTCGTCAAGACGCTGCGCGGCGAAGCCCGCCTGACCGAGGCGAACACGCAGGAGATGCTGCGGGAAGTGCGCCTCGCCCTGCTCGAAGCCGACGTCGCTTTGCCCGTCGTGCGCGATTTCGTCGCAAAGGTCAAGGAAAAGGCGCTGGGCGAGGAAGTCGTCGGCAGCCTCTCGCCGGGCCAGGCGCTCGTCGGGGTCGTGCAGCGCGAGCTGACCGCCGTGATCGGCGGCGACTACGAAGGGCGAGCCGCCGAGCTCGATCTCGCCGTCACGCCGCCCGCCATCATTCTGATGGCCGGCCTGCAAGGCGCCGGCAAAACGACGACGGTCGGCAAGCTCGCCAAGCTGCTGCGCGAGAAGTACAAGAAGAAGGTGCTGACCGTCTCCTGCGACGTCTACCGGCCGGCGGCCATCGCTCAGTTGAAGACTGTGACGGAGCAGGTCGGCGCCGATTTCTTTCCGTCGGAGCCCGACCAGAAGCCCGTCGATATCGCGCTCGCCGCGCTCGACTGGGCCAAGCGCCATTTCCACGATGTGCTCATCGTCGACACCGCGGGTCGGCTCGGCATCGATGAAGCAATGATGCAGGAAATCTCGGCACTGCATGCCACGCTCAAGCCGGCCGAAACGCTCTTCGTCGTGGACGCCATGCTGGGTCAGGACGCCGTCAACACGGCGAAGGCGTTCAATGACGCCCTGCCACTCACGGGCGTCGTCCTCACGAAGCTCGACGGCGATTCGCGTGGGGGCGCGGCGCTTTCGGTGCGTCACGTCACGGGCAAGCCGATCAAATTCGTGGGGGTGGCCGAGAAGCTCGACGGGCTCGAAATTTTCTATCCGGATCGCATGGCGAACCGGATTCTCGGCATGGGCGACATCGTGGCGCTCGTCGAGGAGGCGCAGCGCAACGTCGACGTCAAGGCCGCCCAAAAGCTCGCCGACAAGGTCAAGAAGGGCGGCGATTTCGACCTCAACGATTTCCGCGCGCAGCTTTCGCAGATGAAGAAGATGGGCGGGCTCTCGACGCTGATGGACAAGCTGCCGGCGCAGTTTCAGCAGGCAGCGCAAGGCGCGGACATGAGCCAGGCAGAAAAGCAGATGCGCCGCATGGAGGGCATCATCAATTCGATGACGCCGCTCGAGCGCGCGAAACCGGAGCTCATCAAGGCCACCCGCAAGCGCCGGATCGCAGCCGGCGCCGGCGTGCAAGTGCAGGAGGTCAACCGCATGCTCAATCAGTACGAACAGATGCGCACGATGATGAAAAAGCTCAAGGGCGGCAATATGCAAAAGCTCATGCGCGGCATGAAGGGGATGATGCCGGGTTTGCGCTGA
- a CDS encoding cytochrome C assembly family protein has protein sequence MDIVLYALTALLYGGLAVAGWRAYRVGAVGAPALLSSVPPLGGEPPPGVASGMGTPGRVLLFAALVAHGVLLHTTIFPSDSMVFGFAFALSAMFWLGAGIYWIESLFFPLDGLRLLVLPLACLASLMPLVFGGVRVLPYAAAPLFKLHFVIANIAYGLFAIAALHAVMMLFAERRLHALRGSLARPAASGWLVSWLDTLPPLLTLETLLFRLIGAGFVLLTLTLLSGILFSEQLVDRALTLDHKTVFALLSWLMFGALLTARRVSGWRGRAALRWVLVSFAALLLAYVGSRFVFEVLLHRPVV, from the coding sequence ATGGACATTGTACTGTATGCCCTCACCGCACTCCTGTACGGCGGCCTTGCCGTGGCGGGCTGGCGCGCCTATCGCGTCGGGGCGGTGGGAGCGCCCGCGCTGCTTTCGAGCGTGCCGCCCCTCGGCGGCGAGCCACCGCCTGGCGTCGCCTCGGGCATGGGCACCCCGGGCCGCGTACTGCTCTTCGCCGCGCTCGTCGCTCATGGCGTGCTGCTGCATACCACGATCTTTCCGAGCGACTCGATGGTCTTCGGCTTCGCGTTCGCGCTCTCGGCGATGTTCTGGCTCGGCGCTGGCATCTACTGGATCGAGAGCCTTTTCTTTCCGCTGGACGGCCTGCGGCTGCTCGTGCTGCCGCTCGCCTGCCTGGCCTCGCTGATGCCGCTCGTTTTCGGCGGCGTGCGCGTGCTGCCCTATGCGGCGGCGCCGCTCTTCAAGCTGCATTTCGTCATCGCGAACATCGCCTATGGCCTCTTTGCGATCGCCGCGCTGCATGCGGTGATGATGCTCTTCGCCGAGCGGCGCCTGCACGCGCTGCGCGGTTCGCTCGCGCGGCCGGCGGCGAGTGGTTGGCTCGTGAGCTGGCTCGATACGCTGCCGCCGCTGCTGACGCTCGAGACGCTGCTCTTCCGCCTGATCGGCGCGGGCTTCGTATTGCTGACGCTCACGCTCTTGTCCGGCATTCTTTTCAGCGAGCAATTGGTCGACCGCGCGCTCACGCTCGATCACAAGACGGTCTTCGCGCTGCTCTCGTGGCTGATGTTCGGTGCGCTGCTCACTGCGCGCCGCGTGTCGGGCTGGCGTGGGCGTGCGGCGCTGCGCTGGGTGCTGGTGTCGTTCGCCGCCTTGCTGCTCGCCTATGTCGGCAGCCGATTCGTCTTCGAGGTGCTGCTGCACCGCCCCGTGGTCTGA
- a CDS encoding proline--tRNA ligase: MKASRFFIGTLKEAPADAEVVSHKLMVRAGMIRRVAGGIYNYLPIGLRSIRKVEAIVREEMNRAGALELLMPSVQPAELWQESGRWEQYGPELLRFKDRKETDFVLGPTHEEVVTDIARNQIKSYRQLPVNFYQIQNKFRDEIRPRFGVMRGREFTMKDAYSFDKDQAGLEESYRKMFDAYVRIFTRIGLEFRAVTADSGAIGGNRSQEFHVIAATGEDDIAYCPDSDFAANVEAAEALPLVTERAAPQEVMTKTATPGKAKCEAVAEHLGIALERTIKSIVLATDNEGAEPTIWLLMLRGDHDLNEVKTRKLPGLADFRFATEDEIVAWFGTPPGYLGPVATKKPVKVIADRTVANMSDFVVGSNEADYHTTGVNWGRDLPEPEVADIRNVRAGDPSPDGRGALEICRGIEVGHVFQLGTKYSEVMGATFLDETGKPQAMVMGCYGIGITRILGAAIEQNNDERGIIWPEAIAPFEVVLCPMGYDRSEAVREAADRLYAELTAAGVDVILDDRGERPGVMFADWELIGVPHRLVIGDRGLKDGKIEYQGRRDSEATLIPVGEAAAFATARVRAALAGGQASDQALAG, from the coding sequence ATGAAAGCGTCCCGTTTTTTTATCGGCACTTTGAAGGAAGCTCCGGCCGACGCGGAAGTCGTCAGCCACAAACTGATGGTGCGCGCCGGCATGATCCGGCGCGTGGCCGGCGGCATCTACAACTACCTGCCGATCGGTCTGCGCTCGATCCGCAAAGTCGAGGCGATCGTGCGCGAGGAGATGAACCGCGCCGGTGCGCTCGAGCTCCTGATGCCGTCGGTGCAGCCGGCCGAGCTCTGGCAGGAATCGGGGCGCTGGGAGCAATACGGCCCTGAGCTGCTGCGCTTCAAGGATCGCAAGGAAACCGACTTCGTGCTCGGCCCGACCCACGAGGAGGTCGTGACCGACATCGCGCGCAACCAGATCAAGAGCTACCGGCAACTGCCGGTGAACTTCTATCAGATCCAGAACAAGTTCCGCGACGAAATCCGGCCGCGCTTCGGCGTTATGCGCGGGCGCGAGTTCACGATGAAAGACGCCTACTCGTTCGACAAGGATCAGGCGGGCCTCGAAGAGTCATATCGCAAGATGTTCGACGCCTACGTGCGGATCTTCACGCGCATCGGGCTCGAATTCCGAGCGGTAACGGCCGACAGCGGTGCGATCGGCGGCAATCGTTCGCAGGAGTTCCATGTGATCGCCGCCACGGGCGAGGACGACATCGCCTATTGCCCGGACTCGGATTTCGCGGCGAACGTGGAGGCTGCCGAGGCGTTGCCGCTCGTTACCGAACGCGCCGCGCCGCAAGAGGTCATGACGAAGACGGCCACTCCCGGCAAGGCCAAGTGCGAAGCCGTGGCCGAGCATCTTGGCATTGCGCTCGAACGGACTATCAAGTCGATCGTGCTCGCCACCGACAACGAGGGCGCCGAGCCCACGATCTGGCTGCTGATGCTGCGCGGCGATCACGACCTCAACGAGGTCAAGACGCGCAAGCTGCCCGGCCTGGCCGATTTCCGGTTTGCCACCGAGGACGAGATCGTCGCCTGGTTCGGCACGCCGCCCGGCTATCTGGGCCCGGTCGCCACGAAAAAGCCGGTCAAGGTCATTGCCGATCGCACCGTAGCAAATATGAGCGACTTCGTCGTCGGTTCGAACGAGGCCGACTATCACACGACGGGCGTGAACTGGGGGCGCGATCTGCCGGAGCCCGAGGTCGCCGACATCCGTAACGTGCGCGCGGGCGATCCCTCGCCGGACGGCCGCGGCGCGCTTGAAATCTGCCGCGGCATCGAGGTGGGTCACGTGTTTCAGCTCGGTACCAAGTATTCCGAGGTGATGGGCGCTACCTTTCTCGATGAAACCGGCAAGCCGCAGGCGATGGTGATGGGCTGCTACGGCATCGGTATCACGCGCATTCTCGGCGCCGCGATCGAGCAGAACAACGACGAGCGCGGCATCATCTGGCCCGAGGCGATCGCGCCGTTCGAGGTCGTGCTCTGTCCGATGGGGTACGATCGCAGCGAGGCCGTGCGTGAAGCGGCCGACAGGCTCTATGCCGAGCTCACGGCAGCCGGCGTCGACGTCATTCTCGACGACCGCGGCGAGCGGCCCGGCGTCATGTTCGCCGACTGGGAGCTGATCGGCGTGCCGCACCGGCTCGTGATCGGCGATCGAGGGCTCAAGGATGGGAAGATCGAGTACCAGGGGCGCCGCGACAGCGAGGCGACGCTGATTCCCGTCGGCGAGGCCGCCGCGTTCGCCACCGCGCGCGTGCGCGCGGCGCTCGCGGGCGGCCAGGCGTCAGACCAGGCACTTGCCGGCTGA